A part of Prionailurus viverrinus isolate Anna chromosome E1, UM_Priviv_1.0, whole genome shotgun sequence genomic DNA contains:
- the RNF227 gene encoding RING finger protein 227, translating to MQLLARVPSLPERGELDCSICYRPFNLAGRAPRRLPGTARARCGHTLCTACLRELAARGDGGVVRLRRVVTCPFCRAPTPLPRGGAAEVAVDPDLWSRLEERARAERKPDEAGGPVRGGGDADDEEESEEGTGPRSAGWRALRRLWHRVLAPARRWRRPLPSNVLYCPEIKDLARMTRCTL from the exons ATGCAGCTCCTGGCGAGGGTGCCGTCCCTTCCGGAGCGGGGCGAGCTGGACTGCAGCATCTGCTACCGGCCCTTCAACCTCGCGGGCCGCGCGCCCCGCCGCCTGCCCGGCACGGCGCGCGCCCGCTGCGGCCACACGCTCTGCACCGCGTGCCTGCGCGAGCTGGCGGCGCGCGGCGACGGCGGCGTGGTGCGCCTGCGCCGCGTCGTCACGTGCCCCTTCTGCCGCGCGCCCACGCCGCTGCCGCGCGGCGGGGCCGCGGAGGTCGCGGTGGACCCCGACTTGTGGTCGCGGCTGGAGGAAAGGGCACGGGCCGAGCGCAAGCCGGACGAGGCGGGCGGGCCGGTGCGGGGAGGCGGCGACGCCGACGACGAGGAGGAGAGCGAGGAGGGGACGGGACCCAGGAGCGCGGGCTGGCGCGCGCTCCGGCGGCTGTGGCATCGGGTGCTGGCGCCCGCGCGCCGCTGGCGGCGTCCGCTGCCTAGCAACG TGCTGTACTGCCCGGAGATTAAGGACCTGGCCCGCATGACCCGCTGCACGCTGTAG